One genomic region from Glaciimonas sp. PAMC28666 encodes:
- a CDS encoding efflux transporter outer membrane subunit — protein sequence MPSSTNAAKPIIPMNTFPSSPRTALPFMPMQRFAICAVAILLSACANMSGIQTSAHSNTAADYATATSLPNQGGQWPDASWVTRIGGAPLQELTDEALAANPDLQVAASRVAAARAMVEAAGASSKPQVGASFSTTRQRFTENSIYPPPFGGEYVTDNELALNFSYDLDFWDKHGAELRSALSQSKAAEAEHYASRLMLTTAVAKAWIQLARQYAQLDLSNQQLTLRDQLDRLTEQRFRAGLDTQSDNQQSRLQVATLRNDQAQWIEAIALTRNQLAALLGQGPDRGLRIPQPTLPAEIAIALPDQLPMGLLGRRADIVAARWQVEAAQSDIKVAKTEFYPNVNLSAMIGLSSLGWTNFLSKSSMVNGIGPAIHLPIFEGGALRAQLKGRVAAYDGAVATYNKALTDALHEVSDQVQSLRAAEIVKTNQEAATQAAERAMKLAQQRQQVGTANMLQVVATQITYLSQRKLELDTRARRADLRIGLIRSLGGGFDAGTEGLTPATNSAPDTKKSSDNNPLSNRPPLANAAS from the coding sequence ATGCCATCATCAACGAATGCCGCGAAACCAATCATTCCAATGAATACATTTCCTTCTTCTCCCCGAACCGCATTACCTTTCATGCCTATGCAGCGCTTCGCTATATGCGCCGTCGCTATCCTTTTATCGGCTTGCGCCAATATGAGCGGCATTCAAACCAGCGCTCACTCGAATACAGCTGCCGATTACGCCACCGCAACGTCGCTACCGAATCAAGGGGGGCAATGGCCTGACGCTTCGTGGGTGACCAGAATCGGTGGCGCTCCGCTGCAAGAATTAACGGACGAGGCCCTGGCCGCGAACCCAGACTTGCAGGTCGCAGCATCCCGCGTCGCCGCGGCGCGTGCAATGGTTGAAGCAGCGGGCGCAAGTTCCAAGCCTCAGGTTGGGGCCAGCTTTTCTACCACCCGCCAACGCTTTACCGAAAACAGCATTTATCCGCCTCCTTTTGGCGGCGAGTATGTGACAGATAATGAATTAGCACTGAACTTTTCTTACGACCTCGACTTTTGGGACAAGCATGGCGCGGAATTACGGTCTGCGCTGTCACAAAGCAAAGCCGCAGAAGCTGAACATTACGCCTCACGTCTTATGCTGACCACCGCCGTTGCTAAGGCATGGATTCAATTAGCACGACAATATGCACAGCTGGATTTAAGTAATCAACAATTAACGTTGCGTGATCAACTGGACCGTTTGACTGAACAACGCTTTAGGGCCGGACTTGACACCCAGAGCGACAATCAACAAAGTCGTTTACAGGTTGCGACTCTACGCAACGATCAGGCGCAATGGATTGAGGCCATCGCCTTAACCCGCAATCAGTTAGCAGCGCTGCTAGGTCAGGGACCGGATCGTGGTTTACGTATCCCCCAGCCTACTCTTCCTGCCGAAATCGCTATTGCCCTTCCCGATCAGTTACCGATGGGCTTACTAGGGCGCCGCGCCGATATCGTGGCTGCGCGCTGGCAGGTCGAAGCCGCACAAAGCGATATCAAAGTGGCGAAAACGGAGTTCTACCCGAACGTCAATTTGTCGGCAATGATCGGATTATCAAGTCTGGGCTGGACCAACTTTCTCAGCAAAAGTAGTATGGTCAATGGTATCGGACCCGCCATTCATTTGCCCATATTTGAAGGAGGCGCGTTACGTGCGCAGTTGAAAGGTCGCGTCGCCGCCTACGATGGCGCAGTTGCGACCTATAACAAGGCACTTACCGATGCATTACATGAAGTCTCGGATCAGGTGCAGTCCTTGCGGGCCGCTGAAATTGTAAAAACAAATCAGGAAGCGGCAACCCAGGCTGCGGAACGCGCTATGAAGCTGGCACAGCAACGTCAACAAGTTGGCACCGCCAACATGCTTCAGGTTGTAGCCACTCAAATTACCTATCTCTCACAGCGCAAACTGGAGCTCGATACACGTGCTCGCCGCGCCGATTTGAGAATAGGTCTGATCAGGTCGTTAGGTGGCGGCTTCGATGCCGGCACTGAAGGACTAACTCCGGCGACAAACAGCGCTCCCGATACAAAAAAAAGCAGCGACAATAACCCATTGTCAAACCGTCCACCTCTTGCGAATGCAGCGTCATGA
- a CDS encoding MarR family winged helix-turn-helix transcriptional regulator, with amino-acid sequence MDDSIGYLLARSRTMLMKSSDDLLSEFGITHTQGAILLMLSTGKYSTAADLSRETYTDGASMKRMIDRLSARGLILREPCPQDRRLVKLGLTADGAELAKKIPLVFCAVLNQHFAGFSAEEIGFLKSLLRRVIANNSQHQPIKIR; translated from the coding sequence ATGGACGATAGTATCGGCTATTTATTGGCTCGCTCACGCACCATGCTCATGAAGAGCTCGGATGACTTACTGAGCGAATTCGGCATCACGCACACTCAGGGAGCTATCTTATTGATGCTCTCGACTGGCAAATACTCAACTGCTGCAGACTTATCGCGGGAAACATACACCGATGGGGCGTCCATGAAGCGCATGATTGATAGATTAAGCGCCCGTGGGCTGATATTACGGGAGCCCTGCCCGCAAGACCGGCGCCTTGTAAAACTCGGGCTCACCGCTGATGGCGCAGAACTTGCCAAAAAAATACCATTGGTTTTTTGCGCCGTGTTAAATCAACATTTTGCGGGTTTCAGTGCAGAAGAGATTGGTTTCCTAAAATCTCTCTTACGACGCGTGATTGCGAATAATTCACAGCACCAACCCATTAAAATTCGTTGA
- a CDS encoding sigma-54-dependent Fis family transcriptional regulator, with translation MNKLLTFPEQTAAPPLASAKAMLFHDPRATALLKQVERVALSDATVLVTGDTGTGKELIARHIHAQSGRAGPFIAVNCGAFCETLVDAELFGHEVGAFTGATHARSGWFEAANGGTLFLDEIGELPASLQVKLLRVLQERQVVRLGSRRAIPLDVRLVAATNVDLQQAIFQNRFRADLFYRLSVATVNMLSLRARSGDILPLARHFIETYSKRLHLEGVTLSVVAQKMLESYDWPGNIRELENVIHYALIVCDGNVIIKDDLKLAGNMQRPSNFETNEIMEYASHTAPQRDHGNGHSGSQMQHRLEALIAECIQFAQPNLFETVEKVVVHTAFAGCNQNQVQTAKVLGVTRNMLRTHLKRFGLIG, from the coding sequence TTGAATAAACTTCTGACTTTTCCTGAGCAAACAGCTGCACCGCCTTTGGCAAGTGCCAAAGCTATGCTATTTCATGATCCGCGCGCTACCGCGTTATTAAAACAGGTTGAACGCGTCGCTTTGAGCGATGCTACCGTGCTGGTGACCGGGGATACCGGGACTGGGAAAGAGTTGATCGCACGGCACATTCATGCGCAGAGCGGGCGGGCCGGCCCATTTATTGCCGTGAACTGTGGTGCCTTCTGTGAGACCTTGGTCGACGCTGAATTATTTGGTCATGAAGTGGGTGCTTTTACCGGTGCCACGCATGCACGTTCCGGATGGTTTGAAGCTGCCAATGGTGGCACGTTGTTTCTCGATGAGATCGGGGAATTGCCCGCTTCGTTGCAAGTAAAATTACTGCGTGTCCTGCAAGAACGCCAGGTTGTCCGACTTGGTTCGCGACGCGCCATACCTCTGGATGTGCGATTAGTCGCCGCAACCAATGTCGACCTGCAGCAGGCGATATTCCAGAATAGATTTCGCGCTGATTTATTTTATCGGCTCAGCGTCGCGACGGTTAATATGTTGTCGCTGCGCGCCAGATCGGGTGACATCTTGCCTTTGGCGCGCCACTTTATTGAGACATATAGCAAACGATTGCATCTTGAGGGCGTGACTTTAAGTGTTGTTGCGCAGAAAATGCTTGAAAGTTACGATTGGCCAGGAAATATTCGTGAGCTCGAAAATGTCATCCATTACGCACTGATTGTTTGCGATGGAAACGTCATCATTAAAGATGATCTCAAGCTCGCCGGAAATATGCAGCGGCCATCCAATTTCGAAACGAATGAGATAATGGAATATGCGTCGCATACTGCACCTCAAAGAGATCATGGGAATGGTCATTCAGGTTCACAGATGCAGCATCGGCTTGAGGCGTTAATTGCAGAGTGCATACAATTCGCGCAGCCGAATCTCTTCGAAACTGTTGAAAAAGTGGTCGTCCATACTGCTTTCGCAGGATGTAATCAGAACCAGGTGCAGACTGCAAAGGTTTTGGGGGTGACCCGTAACATGCTCAGAACACATTTAAAACGATTTGGTTTAATTGGTTGA